One genomic segment of Mastomys coucha isolate ucsf_1 unplaced genomic scaffold, UCSF_Mcou_1 pScaffold22, whole genome shotgun sequence includes these proteins:
- the Lamtor4 gene encoding ragulator complex protein LAMTOR4 isoform X1, with translation MTSALTQGLERIPDQLGYLVLSEGAVLAVRCGKASTEYRSNIQMETLRAKELNLVKGPSRRGGKRKWKQSILRSRGSLDYCLLMCPRSSQRENVQDKSSGDLENDEQAASAISELVSTACGFRLHHGTNIPFKRLSVVFGEHTLLVTVSGQRVFVVKRQNRGREPIDV, from the exons ATG ACTTCCGCACTGACCCAAGGGCTCGAGCGAATCCCAGACCAGCTTGGCTACCTGGTGCTGAGCGAAGGTGCAGTGCTGGCGGTGCGTTGTGGGAAAGcaag CACAGAATATAGGTCCAATATACAGATGGAGACACTGAGAGCAAAAGAACTAAACCTAGTAAAGGGCCCATCTAGAAGAGgtgggaagaggaagtggaaacagTCTATTCTACGGTCCAGAGGAAGTCTGGACTACTGTCTTCTCATGTGCCCAAGGAGTAGCCAGAGGGAAAACGTTCAAGACAAA TCATCAGGGGACCTTGAGAATGatgagcaagcagccagtgccaTCTCAGAGCTGGTCAGCACAGCCTGTGGCTTCCGGCTGCACCATGGCACGAACATCCCTTTCAAACGCCTGTCTG tgGTCTTTGGTGAACACACGCTGCTGGTGACTGTGTCAGGACAGAGGGTGTTTGTGGTAAAGAGGCAGAACCGAGGTCGGGAACCTATTGATGTCTGA
- the Lamtor4 gene encoding ragulator complex protein LAMTOR4 isoform X3 yields the protein MTSALTQGLERIPDQLGYLVLSEGAVLASSGDLENDEQAASAISELVSTACGFRLHHGTNIPFKRLSVVFGEHTLLVTVSGQRVFVVKRQNRGREPIDV from the exons ATG ACTTCCGCACTGACCCAAGGGCTCGAGCGAATCCCAGACCAGCTTGGCTACCTGGTGCTGAGCGAAGGTGCAGTGCTGGCG TCATCAGGGGACCTTGAGAATGatgagcaagcagccagtgccaTCTCAGAGCTGGTCAGCACAGCCTGTGGCTTCCGGCTGCACCATGGCACGAACATCCCTTTCAAACGCCTGTCTG tgGTCTTTGGTGAACACACGCTGCTGGTGACTGTGTCAGGACAGAGGGTGTTTGTGGTAAAGAGGCAGAACCGAGGTCGGGAACCTATTGATGTCTGA
- the Lamtor4 gene encoding ragulator complex protein LAMTOR4 isoform X2 gives METLRAKELNLVKGPSRRGGKRKWKQSILRSRGSLDYCLLMCPRSSQRENVQDKSSGDLENDEQAASAISELVSTACGFRLHHGTNIPFKRLSVVFGEHTLLVTVSGQRVFVVKRQNRGREPIDV, from the exons ATGGAGACACTGAGAGCAAAAGAACTAAACCTAGTAAAGGGCCCATCTAGAAGAGgtgggaagaggaagtggaaacagTCTATTCTACGGTCCAGAGGAAGTCTGGACTACTGTCTTCTCATGTGCCCAAGGAGTAGCCAGAGGGAAAACGTTCAAGACAAA TCATCAGGGGACCTTGAGAATGatgagcaagcagccagtgccaTCTCAGAGCTGGTCAGCACAGCCTGTGGCTTCCGGCTGCACCATGGCACGAACATCCCTTTCAAACGCCTGTCTG tgGTCTTTGGTGAACACACGCTGCTGGTGACTGTGTCAGGACAGAGGGTGTTTGTGGTAAAGAGGCAGAACCGAGGTCGGGAACCTATTGATGTCTGA
- the Map11 gene encoding microtubule-associated protein 11 isoform X1, with protein MESQCDYSMYFPAVPLPPRAELAGDPGRYRALPRRNHLYLGETVRFLLVLRCRGGAGPGVGGSAGLASRGAWTELATALAALASVSAGGALPGCCSAGDQDADPPGGGDPGGGGLFRGCSPFLTHGQGPATSGGATTLPVEEPIVSTDEVIFPLTVSLDRLPPGTPKAKIVVTVWKREVEAPEVRDQGYLRLLQTRSPEETFRGEQSAFKAQVSTLLTLLPPPVLKCRQFTVAGKHLTVLKVLNSSSQEEISIWDIRILPNFNASYLPVMPDGSVLLVDNVCHQSGEVSMGSFCRLPGTSGYFPCPLSALEEHNFLFQLRGGEQPPPGAKEGLEVPLIAVVQWSTPKLPFTQSIYTHYRLPSVRLDRPCFVMTASCESPVRTYERFTVTYTLLNNLQDFLAVRLVWTPEHAQAGKQLCEEERRAMQAALDSIVCHTPLNNLGFSRKGSALTFSVAFQALRTGLFELSQHMKLKLQFTASVSHPPPEARPLSRKSSPSSPAVRDLVERHQASLGRSQSFSHQQPSRSHLMRSGSVMERRAITPPVASPVGRPLYLPPDKAVLSLDKIAKRECKVLVVEPVK; from the exons ATGGAGTCCCAATGCGACTATTCGATGTACTTCCCGGCTGTGCCGCTGCCTCCACGCGCCGAGCTGGCCGGGGACCCGGGCCGGTACCGGGCGCTGCCCCGGCGCAACCATCTGTACCTAGGAGAGACAGTCCGCTTCCTGCTGGTGCTGCGCTGCCGAGGCGGCGCGGGGCCTGGCGTTGGGGGCAGCGCGGGCTTGGCGTCCCGAGGGGCCTGGACAGAGCTGGCGACCGCCCTGGCCGCCTTGGCCTCGGTCAGCGCCGGAGGAGCGCTGCCGGGGTGCTGCAGCGCCGGCGACCAGGATGCTGATCCCCCGGGGGGAGGGGACCCGGGAGGCGGGGGTTTGTTTCGAGGCTGCAGCCCATTTCTCACCCATGGCCAGGGCCCTGCTACCTCAGGGGGAGCGACCACG CTGCCTGTGGAAGAGCCGATTGTGTCCACAGATGAGGTCATCTTCCCACTCACCGTTTCACTGGATAGACTGCCCCCGGGGACACCGAAGGCCAAG ATTGTAGTGACCGTGTGGAAACGGGAGGTCGAGGCACCAGAAGTCAGAGACCAAGGCTACCTGCGCTTGCTACAGACTCGATCTCCTGAGGAGACTTTCCGTGGAGAACAGAGCGCCTTCAAGGCCCaag TGAGCACCCTACTGACGCTGCTGCCCCCTCCAGTTCTGAAATGCCGGCAGTTCACTGTGGCTGGAAAACACTTGACCGTGCTCAAGG TGCTGAATAGCTCTTCCCAGGAAGAGATCTCCATCTGGGATATCCGAATCCTCCCCAACTTCAATGCCAGTTATCTACCTGTCATGCCTGATGGCTCTGTGCTGCTGGTGGACAATGTCTG TCACCAGTCTGGGGAAGTCTCCATGGGCTCCTTCTGTAGGCTTCCTGGTACATCTGGTTACTTCCCCTGTCCACTTAGTGCCCTGGAGGAACACAACTTCCTGTTCCAGCTGAGAGGGGGTGAGCAGCCCCCTCCTGGGGCCAAGGAG GGTCTTGAAGTCCCCTTGATTGCTGTGGTTCAGTGGTCCACCCCAAAGCTGCCCTTCACCCAGAGCATTTACACCCACTACCG CCTGCCCAGTGTCCGCCTAGACCGCCCCTGCTTTGTGATGACTGCTTCTTGTGAGTCCCCTGTTCGGACCTACGAGCGTTTCACTGTCACCTACACGCTGCTCAACAACCTCCAAGACTTCCTTGCTGTGAGGCTTGTGTGGACCCCGGAACACGCACAGGCTG GAAAGCAGCTGTGTGAGGAGGAGCGTCGGGCCATGCAGGCAGCCCTAGACTCCATCGTCTGTCACACACCCCTCAATAACCTTGGCTTCTCCCGGAAGGGCAGCGCACTTACCTTCAGTGTGGCCTTCCAGGCCCTGAGGACAGGGCTCTTTGAG CTGAGCCAGCACATGAAACTGAAGCTCCAGTTCACTGCCAGTGTGTCTCACCCTCCGCCTGAGGCCCGGCCCCTGTCCCGAAAGAGCAGCCCCAGCAGTCCTGCTGTCCGGGACCTGGTGGAGAGgcaccaggccagcctgggccgtTCTCAGTCTTTCTCCCACCAACAGCCTTCCCGTAGCCACCTCATGAG GTCAGGCAGTGTCATGGAACGCAGGGCCATCACACCCCCTGTGGCCTCTCCCGTTGGCCGTCCCCTCTACCTGCCCCCGGACAAGGCTGTGCTTTCTCTAGACAAGATTGCCAAGCGTGAGTGTAAAGTCCTGGTGGTGGAGCCCGTCAAGTAG
- the Map11 gene encoding microtubule-associated protein 11 isoform X2 has translation MESQCDYSMYFPAVPLPPRAELAGDPGRYRALPRRNHLYLGETVRFLLVLRCRGGAGPGVGGSAGLASRGAWTELATALAALASVSAGGALPGCCSAGDQDADPPGGGDPGGGGLFRGCSPFLTHGQGPATSGGATTLPVEEPIVSTDEVIFPLTVSLDRLPPGTPKAKIVVTVWKREVEAPEVRDQGYLRLLQTRSPEETFRGEQSAFKAQVSTLLTLLPPPVLKCRQFTVAGKHLTVLKVLNSSSQEEISIWDIRILPNFNASYLPVMPDGSVLLVDNVCALEEHNFLFQLRGGEQPPPGAKEGLEVPLIAVVQWSTPKLPFTQSIYTHYRLPSVRLDRPCFVMTASCESPVRTYERFTVTYTLLNNLQDFLAVRLVWTPEHAQAGKQLCEEERRAMQAALDSIVCHTPLNNLGFSRKGSALTFSVAFQALRTGLFELSQHMKLKLQFTASVSHPPPEARPLSRKSSPSSPAVRDLVERHQASLGRSQSFSHQQPSRSHLMRSGSVMERRAITPPVASPVGRPLYLPPDKAVLSLDKIAKRECKVLVVEPVK, from the exons ATGGAGTCCCAATGCGACTATTCGATGTACTTCCCGGCTGTGCCGCTGCCTCCACGCGCCGAGCTGGCCGGGGACCCGGGCCGGTACCGGGCGCTGCCCCGGCGCAACCATCTGTACCTAGGAGAGACAGTCCGCTTCCTGCTGGTGCTGCGCTGCCGAGGCGGCGCGGGGCCTGGCGTTGGGGGCAGCGCGGGCTTGGCGTCCCGAGGGGCCTGGACAGAGCTGGCGACCGCCCTGGCCGCCTTGGCCTCGGTCAGCGCCGGAGGAGCGCTGCCGGGGTGCTGCAGCGCCGGCGACCAGGATGCTGATCCCCCGGGGGGAGGGGACCCGGGAGGCGGGGGTTTGTTTCGAGGCTGCAGCCCATTTCTCACCCATGGCCAGGGCCCTGCTACCTCAGGGGGAGCGACCACG CTGCCTGTGGAAGAGCCGATTGTGTCCACAGATGAGGTCATCTTCCCACTCACCGTTTCACTGGATAGACTGCCCCCGGGGACACCGAAGGCCAAG ATTGTAGTGACCGTGTGGAAACGGGAGGTCGAGGCACCAGAAGTCAGAGACCAAGGCTACCTGCGCTTGCTACAGACTCGATCTCCTGAGGAGACTTTCCGTGGAGAACAGAGCGCCTTCAAGGCCCaag TGAGCACCCTACTGACGCTGCTGCCCCCTCCAGTTCTGAAATGCCGGCAGTTCACTGTGGCTGGAAAACACTTGACCGTGCTCAAGG TGCTGAATAGCTCTTCCCAGGAAGAGATCTCCATCTGGGATATCCGAATCCTCCCCAACTTCAATGCCAGTTATCTACCTGTCATGCCTGATGGCTCTGTGCTGCTGGTGGACAATGTCTG TGCCCTGGAGGAACACAACTTCCTGTTCCAGCTGAGAGGGGGTGAGCAGCCCCCTCCTGGGGCCAAGGAG GGTCTTGAAGTCCCCTTGATTGCTGTGGTTCAGTGGTCCACCCCAAAGCTGCCCTTCACCCAGAGCATTTACACCCACTACCG CCTGCCCAGTGTCCGCCTAGACCGCCCCTGCTTTGTGATGACTGCTTCTTGTGAGTCCCCTGTTCGGACCTACGAGCGTTTCACTGTCACCTACACGCTGCTCAACAACCTCCAAGACTTCCTTGCTGTGAGGCTTGTGTGGACCCCGGAACACGCACAGGCTG GAAAGCAGCTGTGTGAGGAGGAGCGTCGGGCCATGCAGGCAGCCCTAGACTCCATCGTCTGTCACACACCCCTCAATAACCTTGGCTTCTCCCGGAAGGGCAGCGCACTTACCTTCAGTGTGGCCTTCCAGGCCCTGAGGACAGGGCTCTTTGAG CTGAGCCAGCACATGAAACTGAAGCTCCAGTTCACTGCCAGTGTGTCTCACCCTCCGCCTGAGGCCCGGCCCCTGTCCCGAAAGAGCAGCCCCAGCAGTCCTGCTGTCCGGGACCTGGTGGAGAGgcaccaggccagcctgggccgtTCTCAGTCTTTCTCCCACCAACAGCCTTCCCGTAGCCACCTCATGAG GTCAGGCAGTGTCATGGAACGCAGGGCCATCACACCCCCTGTGGCCTCTCCCGTTGGCCGTCCCCTCTACCTGCCCCCGGACAAGGCTGTGCTTTCTCTAGACAAGATTGCCAAGCGTGAGTGTAAAGTCCTGGTGGTGGAGCCCGTCAAGTAG